From a single Arachis hypogaea cultivar Tifrunner chromosome 3, arahy.Tifrunner.gnm2.J5K5, whole genome shotgun sequence genomic region:
- the LOC112789717 gene encoding pentatricopeptide repeat-containing protein At4g16835, mitochondrial isoform X1 — MYYSGLVRNFVLTLSKRHVSSSSGLGCGSTMLVTPLPSQFNQSMFNNVVASNKLIANYLRLGDMDSALQVFDKMTVKSTVTWNSILAGYAKNLGNFEVVRQVFDKIPEPNSVSYNIMLACYLNNFGIHRARAYFDVMPVKDTTSWNTMISGYAQIGLMGEARMMFLAMPEKNTVSWSAMVSGYVACGDLDSAVECFYAATVKSVITWTAMITGYMKFGRVESAEKLFQEMSQKTLVTWNAMIAGYVDNSRAEDGLKLLKTMLETGAKPNAVSLTSVLLGCSNLSALQLGRQVHQLVCKSPLSSDTTAGTSLVSMYSKCGELKDASKLFVQIQRKDLVSWNAMISGYAQHGASEKALELFDAMKNDGMKPDWITFVAVFLACNHAGFVDLGVQYFDAMIRDYGIEARPEHYACMVDLLGRSGRLSEAKDLIKSMPFKPHPAIFGTLLGACRIHKNLDLAEFVAKNLLALDPSSATGYVQLANIYAAQNRWEHVARIWRSMKDNNVVKTPGYSWIEIKSVVHEFRSSDRLHPELVSIHKKQNELEKKMKMAGYIPDLEFALHDVEEELKEQLLLWHSEKLAIAFGLLKVPLGVLIRVFKNLRVCGDCHTAIKYILAIEGREIIVRDTTRFHHFKDGSCSCSDYCVEDVYGYDGDDELQWLIESEKVIDFSCGHLSAC, encoded by the exons ATGTATTATTCAGGGCTTGTTAGGAACTTTGTTTTAACGCTGAGTAAACGCCACGTGTCCTCCTCCTCCGGCCTCGGTTGTGGCTCCACCATGTTAGTAACCCCACTCCCATCACAGTTCAACCAGAGCATGTTCAACAATGTCGTTGCCTCCAACAAGCTCATCGCCAattaccttcgattgggtgacaTGGATTCtgctctccaagtgtttgataaaatgacagtGAAGAGCACCGTTACTTGGAACTCTATCCTTGCTGGCTACGCCAAGAATCTTGGGAATTTTGAAGTTGTACGCCAAGTTTTTGATAAAATTCCTGAACCGAATAGTGTGTCTTATAATATCATGCTGGCGTGTTatttgaacaattttggcatccaCAGAGCCCGTGCTTACTTTGATGTAATGCCTGTGAAGGATACGACGTCGTGGAACACGATGATCTCAGGTTATGCTCAGATTGGATTGATGGGCGAGGCGCGCATGATGTTCTTGGCAATGCCAGAGAAAAATACTGTCTCATGGAGTGCGATGGTGTCGGGGTATGTGGCTTGTGGAGACTTGGATTCTGCAGTGGAATGCTTTTATGCTGCAACTGTGAAGAGTGTGATTACCTGGACTGCCATGATCACTGGGTACATGAAATTTGGCAGAGTTGAGTCTGCCGAGAAATTGTTCCAAGAAATGTCTCAGAAGACTTTGGTGACATGGAATGCTATGATAGCTGGGTATGTTGATAATAGCAGGGCAGAAGATGGGTTGAAGCTTTTGAAGACAATGTTAGAGACTGGGGCCAAGCCTAATGCTGTGAGCTTGACTAGTGTGTTGTTGGGTTGTAGTAACCTATCAGCATTGCAACTTGGTAGACAAGTTCATCAGTTAGTTTGTAAATCTCCATTGAGTAGTGACACCACAGCCGGAACTTCATTGGTTAGCATGTATTCCAAATGCGGGGAGCTGAAGGACGCGTCGAAATTGTTTGTGCAGATCCAACGGAAAGACCTTGTATCATGGAATGCAATGATTTCTGGTTATGCACAACATGGAGCTAGTGAAAAAGCTCTGGAGTTATTTGATGCAATGAAAAATGATGGCATGAAGCCAGATTGGATTACTTTTGTAGCAGTATTTTTAGCTTGTAACCATGCAGGATTTGTAGATCTTGGGGTCCAATATTTTGATGCTATGATAAGGGATTATGGAATTGAAGCTAGGCCAGAACACTATGCTTGCATGGTTGACCTTCTCGGTCGAAGTGGAAGGTTATCTGAGgcaaaagacttgataaaaagtATGCCGTTTAAGCCACATCCTGCCATCTTTGGAACGCTTTTGGGAGCTTGTAGGATCCATAAGAACCTAGATCTGGCTGAGTTTGTTGCCAAGAATCTACTTGCGCTTGATCCTAGTAGTGCAACTGGATATGTTCAATTGGCCAATATTTATGCAGCACAAAATAGATGGGAGCATGTTGCTAGGATTTGGAGATCGATGAAAGACAATAATGTAGTGAAGACACCTGGATATAGTTGGATTGAGATAAAGAGTGTGGTGCATGAGTTTCGGTCAAGCGACCGATTGCACCCAGAATTGGTTTCTATacataaaaaacaaaatgaattggagaagaaaatgaagatggcTGGCTATATTCCGGATCTTGAGTTTGCATTGCATGATGTGGAAGAGGAGCTGAAAGAACAGCTACTTCTATGGCACAGTGAGAAATTGGCAATTGCATTTGGACTTCTAAAGGTACCATTAGGTGTTCTAATCAGGGTATTCAAGAACTTGAGAGTTTGTGGAGATTGCCACACTGCAATAAAGTACATATTAGCTATAGAAGGAAGAGAAATCATTGTTAGGGATACCACTAGGTTTCATCATTTCAAGGACGGGTCCTGCTCCTGCAGTGATTACTG TGTTGAAGATGTGTATGgctatgatggtgatgatgaactACAATGGCTAATTGAGTCAGAGAAG GTGATTGACTTCTCGTGTGGTCACTTGTCTGCTTGCTAG
- the LOC112789717 gene encoding pentatricopeptide repeat-containing protein At4g16835, mitochondrial isoform X2 — MYYSGLVRNFVLTLSKRHVSSSSGLGCGSTMLVTPLPSQFNQSMFNNVVASNKLIANYLRLGDMDSALQVFDKMTVKSTVTWNSILAGYAKNLGNFEVVRQVFDKIPEPNSVSYNIMLACYLNNFGIHRARAYFDVMPVKDTTSWNTMISGYAQIGLMGEARMMFLAMPEKNTVSWSAMVSGYVACGDLDSAVECFYAATVKSVITWTAMITGYMKFGRVESAEKLFQEMSQKTLVTWNAMIAGYVDNSRAEDGLKLLKTMLETGAKPNAVSLTSVLLGCSNLSALQLGRQVHQLVCKSPLSSDTTAGTSLVSMYSKCGELKDASKLFVQIQRKDLVSWNAMISGYAQHGASEKALELFDAMKNDGMKPDWITFVAVFLACNHAGFVDLGVQYFDAMIRDYGIEARPEHYACMVDLLGRSGRLSEAKDLIKSMPFKPHPAIFGTLLGACRIHKNLDLAEFVAKNLLALDPSSATGYVQLANIYAAQNRWEHVARIWRSMKDNNVVKTPGYSWIEIKSVVHEFRSSDRLHPELVSIHKKQNELEKKMKMAGYIPDLEFALHDVEEELKEQLLLWHSEKLAIAFGLLKVPLGVLIRVFKNLRVCGDCHTAIKYILAIEGREIIVRDTTRFHHFKDGSCSCSDYW; from the coding sequence ATGTATTATTCAGGGCTTGTTAGGAACTTTGTTTTAACGCTGAGTAAACGCCACGTGTCCTCCTCCTCCGGCCTCGGTTGTGGCTCCACCATGTTAGTAACCCCACTCCCATCACAGTTCAACCAGAGCATGTTCAACAATGTCGTTGCCTCCAACAAGCTCATCGCCAattaccttcgattgggtgacaTGGATTCtgctctccaagtgtttgataaaatgacagtGAAGAGCACCGTTACTTGGAACTCTATCCTTGCTGGCTACGCCAAGAATCTTGGGAATTTTGAAGTTGTACGCCAAGTTTTTGATAAAATTCCTGAACCGAATAGTGTGTCTTATAATATCATGCTGGCGTGTTatttgaacaattttggcatccaCAGAGCCCGTGCTTACTTTGATGTAATGCCTGTGAAGGATACGACGTCGTGGAACACGATGATCTCAGGTTATGCTCAGATTGGATTGATGGGCGAGGCGCGCATGATGTTCTTGGCAATGCCAGAGAAAAATACTGTCTCATGGAGTGCGATGGTGTCGGGGTATGTGGCTTGTGGAGACTTGGATTCTGCAGTGGAATGCTTTTATGCTGCAACTGTGAAGAGTGTGATTACCTGGACTGCCATGATCACTGGGTACATGAAATTTGGCAGAGTTGAGTCTGCCGAGAAATTGTTCCAAGAAATGTCTCAGAAGACTTTGGTGACATGGAATGCTATGATAGCTGGGTATGTTGATAATAGCAGGGCAGAAGATGGGTTGAAGCTTTTGAAGACAATGTTAGAGACTGGGGCCAAGCCTAATGCTGTGAGCTTGACTAGTGTGTTGTTGGGTTGTAGTAACCTATCAGCATTGCAACTTGGTAGACAAGTTCATCAGTTAGTTTGTAAATCTCCATTGAGTAGTGACACCACAGCCGGAACTTCATTGGTTAGCATGTATTCCAAATGCGGGGAGCTGAAGGACGCGTCGAAATTGTTTGTGCAGATCCAACGGAAAGACCTTGTATCATGGAATGCAATGATTTCTGGTTATGCACAACATGGAGCTAGTGAAAAAGCTCTGGAGTTATTTGATGCAATGAAAAATGATGGCATGAAGCCAGATTGGATTACTTTTGTAGCAGTATTTTTAGCTTGTAACCATGCAGGATTTGTAGATCTTGGGGTCCAATATTTTGATGCTATGATAAGGGATTATGGAATTGAAGCTAGGCCAGAACACTATGCTTGCATGGTTGACCTTCTCGGTCGAAGTGGAAGGTTATCTGAGgcaaaagacttgataaaaagtATGCCGTTTAAGCCACATCCTGCCATCTTTGGAACGCTTTTGGGAGCTTGTAGGATCCATAAGAACCTAGATCTGGCTGAGTTTGTTGCCAAGAATCTACTTGCGCTTGATCCTAGTAGTGCAACTGGATATGTTCAATTGGCCAATATTTATGCAGCACAAAATAGATGGGAGCATGTTGCTAGGATTTGGAGATCGATGAAAGACAATAATGTAGTGAAGACACCTGGATATAGTTGGATTGAGATAAAGAGTGTGGTGCATGAGTTTCGGTCAAGCGACCGATTGCACCCAGAATTGGTTTCTATacataaaaaacaaaatgaattggagaagaaaatgaagatggcTGGCTATATTCCGGATCTTGAGTTTGCATTGCATGATGTGGAAGAGGAGCTGAAAGAACAGCTACTTCTATGGCACAGTGAGAAATTGGCAATTGCATTTGGACTTCTAAAGGTACCATTAGGTGTTCTAATCAGGGTATTCAAGAACTTGAGAGTTTGTGGAGATTGCCACACTGCAATAAAGTACATATTAGCTATAGAAGGAAGAGAAATCATTGTTAGGGATACCACTAGGTTTCATCATTTCAAGGACGGGTCCTGCTCCTGCAGTGATTACTGGTAA